CATCAACTTCTAATCCGTCAAGCTTCATCTGGAGGAAAAAATGGCATGACATTTCTTAGCAACAAGGCGGAAGAAACATTTGACAATAAATGATTGAAGGAAAGTCTAACGAGGACAAGTTTGATTTAATTGTTCTGATGTAAAACAAAAGATTTCCTCATCACAAATATATTATCATCATTGAACCTTCAAGAGCTTCAGATTATGCAGAGACTTCTACAGATGTAATAAAGCATCAAGAATTTTGGAATCTTCACAGCTGACTATGCTTACCATGTAAATCGCTCTAGATAAAGGCTTGCTAAGTGTACGGTATGCATCAATCACCCTTGCAGATTGCTCAGCAGCAAAATCTCGTTCTTTCTAAACAAACAAATGACAGGATTAAACAAAAATGTTAGTTTCTCCTAGAAGTCATTCAAATTCACCAACCTCCAACAGATTCACCAAAGAGTAAAGAGGCAAAGCAAAAAAGTACagggaaaaaaaaatcaaagaagaaaggTTATCCCAACAGACCGACCTGAGATTTTGAATGTACTAAATCAGGATGCAATTTCTTTTGCCAGTCTTTATATTTGCCCTCCAAATTCACACCACCCTCTATATCATACTTCTTCTCCCTGTTTTAGAATTTTTGAGGGGGAAAAAGAAAACACTTAATTTCTAAACCAATCTATCAAATTTCTCAGACTACAGATCAATACATCCCTCTTTTCTTTACTAAAGAAACCGAAAAACACTAATTTAACATGCCAGCAGAGAAACTTTTCTCTTTGCTTGATGAGAGATGATACACTAGCACACATCAAAACCTTCAACATGAAGCAAACCACCAGATTGAATAACAGTATAACTACAATTGAATCGATATCATTTTGTTCTATCATAAACCATCTCTTAGGTAAAATTTAAGTATAATTTGAGTCGTAATCCggaacagaaaaacaaaaacaaatacaaaTACATAAACAGCACCAATTTCCTAAGAATTATAAGTTCACCATCTCAGTAAAATTTTCATATGCCTGAAAACATAGTGAATCAACAGCAAGCATAACTTACACTCCCATACTCCTTCCTTTTCCATTTCTCAGCAAACAGCTATCTCAGAAACCAATCAAGTTTAAATCACATGAATTATCACAAAGAGCACAACTTTGCAATAAGCTCAATCACCCAAACAATtaaaaaaccaaaatcataacGAAACTTACAATCCAAAAATCTCGAAATAGTCAATAGAATCATCCACGGGTTGAATGCACCTGCAGGAATCACAAACCAAGAACggtgctgctgctgctgttgaTTCATGGCAGTTCCAGCACCTACTACTTCTTTCTTTCACAATCTCCGCAGATTTTGAGCACAACCTTCTCCCATCAAGAGTGAGATACCCAAAAGAATAGAACCAAGTTGGGTTGTGAAAAGAATGGCCTTTGGGTGAAAAAGGTGGAGGTGGCGATGATGTATGAAGAAAAGGATTATTAGAATGAGAAGAAAAGGTTAAAGGTGAGTGTTTTTTAGGAACAGAAGGTGTAGTATGTCTTAAAATGGTGAAGAGCGTgctgctcttcttcttcaacattgTGTTATTGAAGGTGAGGTTCTAGAaattagaagaagaataagaagcaGCAGCGGAAAAGGGAAAGGTGCCAATTCCTGTTTTTTTGGGGAAGCTGAAGAACTGGAGATGCTGCACCAGCTACAATAAGCTACAGTGTTGTAGGGACTAATCGGTAATTTTctattaattgttatttttcaaggaaaagataattttaaaatatttatttttaaagtagtTTATaattagtcacaaaaaaaagtaGTTTATAATTCATCTAACATCTACAAAgatgaatatttaaaaaaaattatatttaaaaaaagggtaaaatatcatttttattccAACATTTAGGTATTCTACAAACATTTTATGACtcttaaaaatctttaagagtaaaattataaaaaaataaatttattcagAATCAAAGTAATgtaattaagtgtaatttacgtagatgtaattaaaaaatacttgaGTAATTATGTATTGTAAAAGATTGatattatgataaaattaaaatttatttttatatatcgtTTTTGTCTCCAACGTTTTCGTTTTATTTAAGTctcctaacattttaaaatcgtctcaattttgtcccaccGTCAATTCGGTTAACAAATTCCTAACGGCAGGTCAacattgagttaattttaaaatgttatggATTTAAATAAGAcgatttaaatattaaagacaACTTTAGAACTTATCCCCAAATGTtgaggacaaaaataatactttactcttaaaaaaataaaaagaacttaattaaaagttttaatgtaatataaaaaataattacaaatttttaaattataaaaaattaattaaaaatttaataaaactatatGAATCGAGAGAATAATTAAACAGAATTAGTAATCAAGAAAAGTTGAATAATTTGCAAAAATTTTAATGTCAAAGTAGTTAAAGATATACAAAAATGCTCCATGCAGAAATTTGTGGCAACAAAATTATCAAGTTCACATTCTCATTTCTAAGTTCTAACTTTCAGAAGCATCCAAATATAACTTTGAAGATAGATAGATTGAAAAGCTAAAGAATAATATAAGGTTACACATTACAATATTGCAGCtagaaaagtaaaagagaaaacaCAATTTAAACAAAAACTGAAGGGAACAACCCTTTTGGCTCAGAACATTTTTGTTTTGTGGTTTGCACTTTGCACACCATTTGAGGCTTGTAAACTGCCATATAAATGTGCCTTAAATGGCTCATTTCAATGAGGAAAATTTAAACCAAAGAAGCTTTTTATATTACAAGTAACATACAAGTTCACAAGATGAAACTGAAaagccttttttctttttctttctaggCTTCTGTCATTTGGTATTTACCTAGAAACTTAGCTAAAGCAGAAAACACAAGTATGCAAGCTTTCTTCGCCGCCTGCTCGGCTCCTTCGACAAGTTTGAGGACATGTCTTGGGGTACAATggtgtttatttttttcttatcacTTGACTTATTAGGGTCGTCTAGAGACATATCTTGAACCGAATCAAATTTTAGTTGCTTGTTATTGCATATTGTTTGGTCCAAAGTTACCATATCTTTCGATAAGGCCGGCGTTGTTGCTCTCTTCTCCGGTGATGTTGGTATGTTAGAATCTACTGCATTTGAGTTAGAATTTGTTCCTGTGTACCTGAGGGAgccaaaacaaaacaataattcaatataaaaGCAAGAACTATGTAAAGAGTAAATACTCAGTTTGGTTTCTGACGATTTTCACATTGGTTAGTTTCATTCCTTACCAGTTACCAATGACTATTACCCTCAACTTGGTCCCTAACAATTTTTGTTAATGACGACGACAACTCAAAAGTTGGTGAGAGATGATATCATCATATGCAAAAATTGTCAGGTACCAAACTAGGATTCAATCTTGTGTAGTATAATTCCACAACCACAATTAACCAGGTGATAGTTGTGTACTACTAGAAGTTAACTTCCAAATCCCAAAGAAACCAAGTAGAAGAACACaaaatcatatgcatgcataaactTTTATTCCTTTAAACAAGCATAGATAGTAACATCACCTGAAGTCAGAGTTAATGCTAGTTGCTTCTTGCGAAGTTCCCTCCGGTATATCCCTATTTGTTACTTCAACAGCAACCTCATTTCTTGaacttgggctagtaaactcTGCTGAATGCA
This sequence is a window from Arachis duranensis cultivar V14167 chromosome 2, aradu.V14167.gnm2.J7QH, whole genome shotgun sequence. Protein-coding genes within it:
- the LOC107476041 gene encoding iron-sulfur cluster co-chaperone protein HscB homolog, which codes for MLKKKSSTLFTILRHTTPSVPKKHSPLTFSSHSNNPFLHTSSPPPPFSPKGHSFHNPTWFYSFGYLTLDGRRLCSKSAEIVKERSSRCWNCHESTAAAAPFLVCDSCRCIQPVDDSIDYFEIFGLEKKYDIEGGVNLEGKYKDWQKKLHPDLVHSKSQKERDFAAEQSARVIDAYRTLSKPLSRAIYMMKLDGLEVDEEQTISDPELLAEIMEIREAVEEATESESLKQILSRMEENLRSWSNTFATAFQSRNFEEAKDSIRRMTYYSRVIDEVVKKL